One genomic region from Uloborus diversus isolate 005 chromosome 2, Udiv.v.3.1, whole genome shotgun sequence encodes:
- the LOC129216051 gene encoding uncharacterized protein LOC129216051 encodes MTWCTPNLQMHSVNTPASDVLSSSPISQRNCSDCCNVLPVNCLDFSPIAAPKDRPSISKSGLRMRAFSERIDEESNSSSDKSSFHSVSPPPEPMSFNAESQESIAFPSYNSKELDTGYATGSISSSQNVMTSVGNGGTLSRITPVTELMEDCGISRSDMSMDSVAICSEPVKQIDTVSSNLISWPWFPTKCSTPTKTYNF; translated from the exons ATGACCTGGTGTACTCCTAATTTGCAAATGCATAGTGTAAATACTCCTGCATCT gATGTTCTTTCCTCAAGTCCTATTTCACAGCGAAATTGTAGTGACTGTTGCAATGTGTTACCAGTTAATTGTCTTGATTTTTCACCAATAGCTGCACCTAAGGATCGTCCAAGTATTTCAAAATCAG GTCTCCGAATGAGAGCTTTCAGCGAGCGGATTGATGAAGAAAGTAACTCTTCATCTGATAAATCTTCCTTCCATTCAGTTTCTCCCCCACCAGAACCGATGAGCTTCAATGCAGAATCACAAGAATCTATAGCATTTCCTTCCTACAATTCCAAGGAGCTAGACACCGGGTATGCGACAGGCAGCATTAGCTCCTCACAGAATGTAATGACATCAGTGGGGAATGGAGGAACCCTATCGAGAATAACTCCAGTAACGGAGCTCATGGAAGATTGCGGCATTTCGAGGTCTGACATGTCGATGGACAGTGTCGCCATTTGTTCTGAGCCTGTGAAACAAATTGATACAGTTTCAAGCAATCTTATCTCCTGGCCTTGGTTTCCAACAAAATGCTCAACTCCGACAAAAACGTacaacttttaa